The DNA segment TAAACGTCAAAACTCACAACTAAACGattcacaaacaaacacaaaactgCAACGAACAATGGCGAGCGAAAATCCTGAAACCACCAACAAACCATCGTCCACGGACATGGACCTTAAGAAAGTCTTCAACCAGTTCGACGCCAATGGCGACGGCAAGATCTCTGTCTCTGAGCTCGGCAACGTTTTCAAATCCATGGGAACGTCGTACACGGAGGCTGAGCTCAACCAAGTCTTGGACGACATCGACATCGACCGCGATGGTTTCATCAACATGGAGGAGTTCGCCGCCATCTGCCGCTCATCCTCCTCTGCCACAGAGGTCCGCGAAGCATTCGATCTCTACGACCAGAACAAGAACGGTTTGATCTCGTCCTCCGAGATCCACAAGGTTCTCAACCGTCTAGGTATGACGTGTTCCGTCGAAGACTGTGTGAGAATGATCGGGCGTGTTGACACTGACGGCGACGGTAACGTTAACTTCGAGGAGTTCAAGAAGATGATGTCGTCACCTGAGCTACTCAACAAGCAATCCGCCTAGGGTTCCGATTTGCCCTTCtttttatatatggatattGAGATACATGGTTACATATAATATTGTATGGTACTTGTTTACATTTCTAGGTTAACAAAGAAATAGTTCTCTTCCTATATATGGAATGATGAACGTCTTGCCTATGCAAGTATGATTACTTGCGATATAAGCAAtctatatacatattaaaactTCGGGTTTTAGTGTcttttctttgtgttttctcGGCATTGCATCAGATTAAGTTGGATCTAATATGAAAGGACTGCATTAAATCGAATGCAATTCAAAAGACAAACTAATGGATAATGAAATTGTCATATTTTACAGaatcttatttgtttttttgtatgaACGAATCAGATACCATTCGCTTTTTTTCTGACTCCACTACGACTGTTTTCTACAAGAACTGGTCAATTATAGGTGCTATATGTGTGGACAGCCTTtccaaaaagtttttttaaatagtaaactatttatattgatCGTCCTTGTGGTTGACAAAGTCTGATTCATTTTTGAGTGGCCTAGAAATTTTGGAATAtggatttttaaaagaaaatatgaatacAATTAATAAATGAATGTCAAAACCGAATCAAAGGGCTCAAATCACGCCGAGGATTAGGCCCACACGATTTCTGTGTTGGAGATAGAATCCTTTGGTGGACCAAAGGAACTCATTGTGATTAAGTATTCGAGGCAGCTATCACTTCAACAAATATGGGCATTTAAGGGCTTTAGCGCAAGCAGTATTCCTTAACAGGCTGAGACATTTTTGTGGTCAACTGAATATGTTTTATTGTGTATGTGTTACTATGTCAGCAAGAACCAGAGACCTTACTActgtaatatgtttttttttgtaactggggCTTTCAGCTACTGTAATATGTTGTATCTTCATTATCTACACTACCAAACTCTGCAGGTACGTGTGAGGTGCTAGcactattttcttatatatttgcaAACTCTACGAACTAATTAACTAGTTAAGTAATTATGAAGTAAAACCGACTCAAACTTGTATATCTGTACATGAGACGTAAGGCATGGTGTATGTCAATTTATCTTAGCATATACACATATACACAGATAAGATCTGGCAGTGAAACACGTGAAATATCACTTTCGTAGTTCAAATAATGGTACAATCATCTGATGTCTCCATCTCACCACTTAAAATCGGTTGACAGATTTCGTTTTTCCTTTAGTCATGTAACTTGCATTCAACTAAAGGATGCTAATTTGCGCCTAGACCGATTCAACTCAGCCATATGAGATTCATAAAATGGTCTCAAGTAGTGAAAGAGAGAGAACCTCAAGTAATGGTATGCCGCTGACGAATAGAAGTAACAAGGTGAGAAAGACTGGTCCCATTACGACAAGATACTCAGCACCTTCTAGAACAGGCGATGCAGCCACAAAGATTCCCCACCAAAGTAACATCTGATCACAATATCCCATTTATACATTTaacccaaaaaaatcaaaatttctttattatatTATCGAAATACTAACCTCACCAAAGTAGTTTGGATGTCTTGAATACTTCCACAAACCAGCATCACACCATTTACCTCTGTTCTCTGGAGCGTTTTTAAAAGAGAGCTTCTGTTGATCAGCTGCAGCTTCAATCAAGAAACCGAAACCCCACATTGTCCACCCGATAACATCTGCGGGTTTAAGAGATCCTCCACCATCACTAGCGTTAACGACGGTTAGAGGTAAGCTCACGGTCCAAACCCACACGGCCTTTGCCATGGAATAAAACAAAGAATTAAAAGTTTAAACTGGCTGTTAAGTAGAGAGAGCAAAGGTTTTAATAAGGTTTTTACCTGAAAAGTccagaaaattattaatttcacCAAGTTTTGACGCATTTCGTCAAAGCGTCGATCTTCTCCCCATTGCAAGATTCTAAACCGACAAAGAGTGTGTGTTTATGGTATAATGATGAGAGAAGTAAAGAAACAGTATATAAAGTGGTCTTGGTAGAGAACCTCATTAGAAGAAATGTTCCCAAGCGAAGACCCCATACCACAACTAGCAGTGTCAGGACTACCTGTTGTGAGGGGAGACAAAGAAATCAAATACTAGTAAACAGAAGAAACTCAAAACATGTAAGAAAAACAGATATCATAGGAGAAGTGATGAGACTCACCTGGCGAAAATGCCACGTGGCGTTAAGAACGAGAGTGAGTACAGCAAGTATAACGAAGTTTGTGCTACCTGAAAACATATAGAGTTagaaatgaaaaaactaaatcttGACTCCCACGTAACAAAAATATTGGAGGAAGCCTCTCTCTATAGAATCAAACAGTGAACAGACGCAGACAGAGCAGT comes from the Brassica napus cultivar Da-Ae chromosome A7, Da-Ae, whole genome shotgun sequence genome and includes:
- the LOC106354293 gene encoding probable calcium-binding protein CML26 → MASENPETTNKPSSTDMDLKKVFNQFDANGDGKISVSELGNVFKSMGTSYTEAELNQVLDDIDIDRDGFINMEEFAAICRSSSSATEVREAFDLYDQNKNGLISSSEIHKVLNRLGMTCSVEDCVRMIGRVDTDGDGNVNFEEFKKMMSSPELLNKQSA
- the BNAA07G31010D gene encoding uncharacterized protein BNAA07G31010D, with product MGTVLDSHFLALTAIVTVVYQFIFFVITALFKIDQVTDFAGSTNFVILAVLTLVLNATWHFRQVVLTLLVVVWGLRLGTFLLMRILQWGEDRRFDEMRQNLVKLIIFWTFQAVWVWTVSLPLTVVNASDGGGSLKPADVIGWTMWGFGFLIEAAADQQKLSFKNAPENRGKWCDAGLWKYSRHPNYFGEMLLWWGIFVAASPVLEGAEYLVVMGPVFLTLLLLFVSGIPLLEVLSLSLLETIL